From a single Bremerella cremea genomic region:
- a CDS encoding shikimate kinase — MSGHPTMKRHTARNLALIGYRGTGKSHVARLLAARLEWQAIDADDWVETQAGKSIAEIFQASGEAGFRDLETAAVRELTTGEQQILAMGGGVILREENRQLLNQHCFTVWLTASPAIIAKRLGQDPSTQARRPSLTGKSPLEEIEEVLNARLPLYKQCANVTIDTEGKSPEAVADAIMAQLP; from the coding sequence TTGAGCGGTCACCCCACGATGAAGCGGCACACAGCACGCAACTTAGCCCTGATCGGTTATCGCGGCACTGGCAAATCGCACGTGGCTCGTCTGCTAGCCGCTCGGCTCGAATGGCAAGCGATCGATGCCGACGACTGGGTTGAAACCCAAGCCGGCAAATCGATCGCTGAGATCTTCCAAGCTTCGGGCGAGGCTGGTTTTCGTGACTTGGAAACCGCAGCCGTGCGCGAGCTTACCACTGGCGAGCAACAAATCCTGGCCATGGGTGGGGGCGTTATCCTGCGGGAAGAAAATCGCCAGCTGTTAAATCAGCACTGCTTTACGGTCTGGCTGACCGCTTCCCCTGCGATTATCGCTAAGCGTCTGGGCCAAGACCCTTCCACCCAGGCCCGGCGGCCTAGCTTGACCGGCAAGTCGCCCCTGGAAGAGATCGAAGAGGTCTTGAACGCTCGCCTTCCACTCTATAAACAGTGTGCCAACGTAACGATCGATACCGAGGGGAAGTCGCCTGAGGCCGTCGCAGACGCCATTATGGCACAGCTTCCCTAG
- the rpsO gene encoding 30S ribosomal protein S15, whose product MSITKEKKNEAIQDFQRGGEDTGSPEVQIAILTSRINSLTEHMKKHKKDYATRRGLLAMVSRRRRLLDYLKRHDPQQYLDMLARLGIRK is encoded by the coding sequence ATGTCGATTACCAAAGAGAAGAAAAACGAAGCCATCCAGGATTTCCAACGTGGTGGCGAGGACACGGGTTCCCCGGAAGTTCAGATTGCGATTTTGACCAGTCGCATCAACAGCCTGACGGAGCACATGAAAAAGCACAAAAAAGACTATGCGACTCGTCGCGGTCTTTTGGCGATGGTGAGCCGTCGCCGTCGCTTGTTGGACTATTTGAAGCGGCACGACCCGCAGCAGTACTTGGACATGCTGGCCCGACTCGGCATTCGTAAGTAG
- a CDS encoding two-component system sensor histidine kinase NtrB, translating into MSQETSNSSPSEKSRDQYLMDQYNEIARLAGSLAHEIKTPLSVIRMNMELLAEDMQDPQTPQQRRAQQKVATVQEQCERLQGLLDDFLRFARIRDLNLLPGNLNDQIERVLNFVEPQANQQGIDIIRYLDSELPSINLDAELLYSALLNLVVNAIQAMPDGGSLMVQTREFRNGVLLRLVDTGCGMSDTTALRMFDPFYSTKEGGSGLGLPLAKKIIEAHHATIDVQSELDRGTQFTLEFPLPPRIGRKKQQPTIDAPLLPDGE; encoded by the coding sequence ATGTCCCAAGAAACTTCCAACTCCAGCCCAAGCGAAAAGTCGCGTGATCAGTACTTGATGGATCAGTACAACGAGATCGCCCGGCTTGCAGGTTCGCTTGCTCACGAGATCAAGACGCCACTCTCCGTCATTCGGATGAACATGGAACTGCTGGCCGAGGATATGCAAGATCCGCAGACGCCGCAGCAGCGTCGGGCTCAGCAAAAGGTGGCTACCGTTCAGGAGCAGTGCGAACGCCTGCAAGGGCTGCTGGACGACTTTTTGCGGTTTGCTCGGATTCGTGACTTAAACCTTCTGCCAGGCAACCTCAACGATCAGATCGAGCGGGTGCTCAACTTTGTCGAACCGCAAGCCAACCAGCAAGGGATCGACATCATTCGTTACCTCGATTCCGAACTCCCGAGCATCAATCTCGACGCCGAGCTCCTCTACTCGGCACTGTTGAATCTGGTGGTCAACGCCATCCAGGCCATGCCCGATGGGGGTTCGTTGATGGTGCAAACCCGCGAGTTCCGCAACGGCGTCCTGTTGCGTCTGGTCGATACCGGCTGCGGCATGAGCGATACGACTGCGTTGCGGATGTTCGACCCTTTCTATTCGACCAAAGAAGGGGGGTCTGGCCTCGGCTTACCGCTGGCTAAAAAGATCATCGAAGCGCACCACGCCACGATCGACGTGCAAAGCGAACTCGACCGAGGCACTCAATTCACCCTTGAATTCCCTTTACCCCCCCGCATCGGTCGCAAAAAACAGCAACCAACGATCGACGCTCCCTTGCTGCCGGACGGAGAATAG
- the aroE gene encoding shikimate dehydrogenase, translating into MICVSIGRGRHKHVIAEHKHLVEQGALLCELRLDYINGSIKLRRLLENRPGPVVITYRRERDGGRYSGDEQARQMVLRTAIAEGADYVDLEEDIASSVPRYGKTKRIISYHNFRETPADLESLHRRMQQLDADIVKIATMANSPQDNVRILELVRNSEVPTIGLCMGDMGMPSRILGGRFGCPFTYATSSNERTLAPGQIGFRQMVDLYRYEEITDETELYGVVADPVGHSLSPHLHNAAFSEQGMNRRYLPFRVPREHLEVFLNEVCPQLGVRGLSVTIPHKEVAAKFLKNPDDAVKGVGATNTIIFDENGPSGYNTDCASAMESLDTALPPELHGGSLKGKTVLVLGTGGVSRGIVWSLKQREANVTISGRTLENAEQLANHFQCRSIRWDDRGSVVPDILINGTPVGMHPNVNETPFEKRWIKPSMVVFDTVYNPEQTLLIKEAKATGARVVTGVEMFVRQAALQFKHFTGVDTSRELMRSTLKRITGAVRTS; encoded by the coding sequence ATGATCTGCGTCAGTATTGGCCGAGGCCGGCACAAACATGTCATTGCCGAGCATAAACATCTAGTCGAGCAAGGTGCGTTATTGTGCGAATTACGGCTCGACTATATCAACGGCTCCATTAAGCTCCGCCGCCTACTAGAAAATCGCCCAGGTCCGGTAGTGATCACCTACCGCCGCGAACGAGATGGTGGTCGCTATTCCGGCGACGAGCAAGCACGTCAGATGGTATTGCGTACCGCAATCGCCGAAGGGGCCGACTACGTCGATCTGGAAGAAGACATTGCCTCCTCAGTTCCACGCTACGGCAAGACAAAACGCATCATCAGCTACCACAACTTTCGCGAAACGCCTGCCGACCTGGAAAGTCTGCATCGGCGCATGCAGCAGCTTGATGCCGATATCGTCAAGATTGCCACGATGGCGAACTCACCGCAAGACAACGTGCGAATTCTCGAACTGGTCCGCAACAGCGAGGTTCCCACGATTGGTCTCTGCATGGGCGACATGGGGATGCCTTCTCGCATTTTAGGCGGGCGATTTGGTTGTCCTTTCACCTATGCAACGAGTTCGAATGAGCGAACCTTGGCCCCTGGGCAAATCGGTTTTCGCCAAATGGTCGATTTGTACCGCTACGAAGAAATCACCGACGAGACCGAATTGTACGGCGTCGTGGCCGATCCGGTGGGGCACAGCTTGAGTCCTCACCTACACAACGCGGCCTTTTCCGAACAAGGCATGAACCGGCGCTATCTGCCGTTTCGCGTACCTCGCGAGCACCTGGAAGTCTTCCTCAACGAAGTTTGTCCGCAACTAGGCGTACGCGGACTGAGCGTTACGATTCCGCACAAAGAAGTCGCAGCCAAATTTCTGAAGAACCCGGACGATGCGGTCAAGGGTGTGGGAGCAACCAACACAATAATCTTCGATGAAAACGGCCCATCCGGTTACAACACCGATTGTGCCTCGGCCATGGAAAGCCTCGACACCGCCTTGCCGCCGGAACTACATGGGGGCTCACTCAAAGGCAAAACGGTGCTGGTGTTAGGTACTGGCGGCGTTTCCCGTGGAATTGTCTGGTCTCTGAAGCAACGTGAGGCAAACGTCACCATCAGCGGCCGGACCCTGGAAAACGCCGAGCAGTTAGCCAACCACTTCCAATGCCGCTCGATCCGCTGGGACGATCGCGGTTCGGTAGTGCCAGATATTTTGATCAACGGAACACCCGTCGGCATGCACCCCAACGTCAACGAAACCCCCTTCGAGAAACGTTGGATCAAGCCGAGCATGGTCGTTTTCGATACCGTCTACAACCCCGAACAAACTTTGCTAATCAAAGAAGCCAAGGCCACCGGGGCTCGCGTAGTCACTGGGGTCGAGATGTTCGTTCGCCAGGCGGCTCTCCAATTCAAACATTTCACCGGTGTCGACACCTCGCGCGAGCTTATGCGTAGCACGCTCAAGCGAATCACCGGAGCGGTGCGAACCAGTTGA
- a CDS encoding polyribonucleotide nucleotidyltransferase, with translation MEEIRVEKKIGNETLSITTGFLAKQAHGAVLVQYGETVVLVATVSGPSRPGTDFFPLTCDYRERTAAAGKFPGGFIKREGRPTTKEILSSRLMDRPIRPMFPKGYHDEVQIQANVVASDRQHDGDVLAMNGASAALCISHLPFQGPLAAVRMGRIDGELVPFPTFDQLEQSDLDLIISGNKESVLMIEGFSREIPEDEMADAIMKAHEVVKAVCDLQQELIEKIGPQKMEFEEPNDGGLYQRLTDSYYAELKAAKQTTGKQDRADKVRELKAKVKEELIPDPTAEDAFDEGAFGTAWHDLEERVVRDLILSGTRTDGRDTKTLRPILCKVDVLPRVHGSAVFQRGETQSLITVTLGTPRDEQRVDGLIDEYSKKFMLDYNFPSFSVGECRPIRGPGRREIGHGALAERSVNPVLPSAEDFPYTIRVISDILESNGSSSMASVCGATLGLMAAGVPITNPVAGISIGLVKEGDDFVLLTDILGEEDHHGDMDFKVAGTQNGITGIQLDLKIKGINEEIIRKTLVQAREARIEILRKMLTTISQPKDDTSVWAPRMLRTKINPEKIGLLIGPGGKTIRAIQEETGATIDVDDDGSVIVASGNLEWAEAAMARVQAITGEVEVGKIYEGRVTSVKDFGAFVEILPGRDGLCHISELSTEYVSDVNSVVKVGDILAVKVLLVDEHDRVKLSHKATLPGGDAPAGDGDDELEAAGSRGGDRGGDRGGRGGDRRGGGDRGGRGGDRGGRPRRPRRED, from the coding sequence GTGGAAGAAATTCGCGTAGAGAAGAAGATTGGCAATGAAACCTTATCCATCACCACTGGCTTTCTAGCCAAGCAAGCCCACGGGGCAGTGCTCGTACAATATGGCGAAACGGTCGTTCTGGTCGCCACCGTTTCTGGTCCCTCTCGACCGGGAACTGACTTCTTTCCCTTGACTTGCGATTATCGCGAGCGAACCGCTGCTGCCGGTAAGTTTCCAGGCGGTTTCATCAAGCGAGAAGGACGTCCAACTACCAAAGAAATCCTTTCGTCCCGTCTGATGGATCGCCCGATCCGTCCGATGTTCCCTAAGGGGTATCACGACGAAGTTCAGATTCAAGCCAACGTTGTGGCGAGCGATCGCCAGCACGACGGCGATGTTTTGGCAATGAACGGTGCTTCGGCCGCTTTGTGCATTTCGCACCTGCCATTCCAAGGTCCGCTGGCGGCCGTCCGCATGGGACGCATCGATGGCGAACTCGTTCCGTTCCCCACGTTCGACCAACTGGAACAGAGCGACCTCGACCTGATCATCTCAGGCAACAAAGAATCGGTCCTCATGATCGAAGGTTTCTCGCGGGAAATTCCCGAAGACGAGATGGCCGACGCGATCATGAAAGCCCACGAAGTTGTGAAAGCAGTCTGCGATCTTCAGCAGGAACTGATCGAAAAGATCGGCCCGCAGAAGATGGAATTCGAAGAACCGAACGACGGTGGCCTCTACCAACGGCTCACTGATTCCTACTACGCCGAACTCAAAGCTGCCAAGCAGACCACCGGCAAGCAAGATCGTGCCGACAAGGTTCGCGAACTGAAGGCCAAAGTCAAAGAAGAGCTGATTCCCGACCCGACTGCGGAAGACGCATTCGACGAAGGCGCCTTCGGCACTGCTTGGCACGACCTGGAAGAACGCGTCGTCCGCGACCTGATCCTCAGCGGTACCCGTACCGACGGTCGCGACACCAAGACCCTACGCCCGATTCTGTGCAAGGTAGACGTGCTGCCACGTGTTCACGGTTCCGCCGTGTTCCAACGTGGTGAAACCCAATCGCTCATCACGGTGACTTTGGGCACCCCGCGTGACGAACAACGGGTCGATGGCCTGATCGACGAATACTCGAAGAAGTTCATGTTGGACTACAACTTCCCCTCGTTCTCGGTGGGTGAATGCCGTCCAATTCGTGGCCCTGGTCGTCGTGAAATTGGTCACGGTGCGTTGGCCGAACGAAGTGTGAACCCTGTTCTGCCTAGCGCGGAAGATTTCCCGTACACCATTCGTGTGATCTCCGACATCTTGGAATCGAACGGTTCCAGCTCGATGGCTTCGGTCTGTGGTGCGACCCTCGGCTTGATGGCCGCTGGCGTGCCAATCACCAACCCAGTTGCCGGTATCTCGATCGGCTTGGTGAAGGAAGGGGACGACTTCGTCCTGCTGACCGACATCCTGGGTGAAGAAGATCACCATGGCGACATGGACTTCAAGGTCGCTGGTACCCAGAACGGGATCACCGGCATCCAGTTGGACCTGAAGATCAAGGGGATCAACGAAGAAATCATTCGTAAGACCCTCGTTCAGGCCCGCGAAGCCCGTATCGAAATCCTCCGCAAGATGCTGACCACGATCAGCCAGCCGAAAGACGACACTTCGGTCTGGGCTCCGCGTATGCTGCGTACCAAGATCAACCCTGAAAAGATCGGTCTGCTGATCGGTCCTGGCGGCAAGACGATTCGTGCCATCCAGGAAGAAACGGGTGCCACCATCGATGTCGACGATGACGGTTCGGTCATCGTTGCCAGCGGTAACCTCGAATGGGCCGAAGCTGCCATGGCTCGCGTCCAAGCGATCACCGGCGAAGTCGAAGTCGGCAAGATCTACGAAGGCCGTGTCACCAGTGTGAAGGACTTCGGTGCATTCGTCGAAATCCTGCCTGGTCGTGACGGCTTGTGCCACATCAGCGAACTCTCGACCGAATACGTTTCGGACGTCAACTCCGTCGTCAAAGTTGGCGACATCCTGGCCGTGAAGGTCTTGCTGGTCGACGAACATGACCGCGTCAAGCTGAGCCACAAAGCCACCCTCCCTGGCGGCGATGCCCCAGCCGGCGACGGTGACGACGAACTGGAAGCTGCCGGTTCGCGTGGTGGTGATCGAGGCGGTGACCGTGGTGGTCGCGGCGGCGATCGTCGTGGCGGCGGAGACCGCGGTGGCCGTGGTGGCGATCGAGGCGGACGCCCACGTCGCCCACGTCGCGAAGACTAA
- the mutL gene encoding DNA mismatch repair endonuclease MutL codes for MPKIQQLSPSVVNKIAAGEVIERPASAVKELMENSLDAGATRVDVTIEHGGTELIRIADNGCGIAPEDMALTIASHATSKISSAEELFHVHTLGFRGEALASISEVSQFLLRSRPHDADCGSEMLVHGGNVQESQPCGCPPGTIIEIRNLFFNTPVRKKFLKTTQTEFGHISEAFTRIALAHPEVHFTLKHGARLVHDLPPSADLRERVRVFFGAEIADQLIDVESSNDQVTLRGFVGNPRFSRSNNRMQYLFLNGRYIKDRALQHALGEAYRGLLLHGRYPIAFLRMQMPPEMVDVNVHPTKLEVRFQDSGRIYSQLLGTLRQKFLASDLTSTYRPAEDGDAPASSGDPQSADALRQELVAWAKGAVPGSSSEAESRQSRQTDFDLDFRSDQRAPLQLTPINRSAVGAGSLPLPPIPSGLPRGTSQGQPLPADQQPPSWDETDSAEAIPSNGSATGSLHRAIQLHNRYLITETDEGMAVIDQHALHERILYEELREKALARRLEVQRLLVPETLNLSAQEFAAVEAATETLAQIGIEVEAFGGDTILIRSYPAILGRRKPVEIVREIVDQLLTEGKNLEKRDLLDELLHMMSCKAAIKAGDRLSREEIDALLDLRHLCQDAHHCPHGRPTSLLFTKEELDRRFQRT; via the coding sequence ATGCCGAAGATTCAACAGCTATCTCCGAGTGTCGTGAACAAGATCGCCGCTGGCGAGGTGATCGAACGCCCGGCCAGCGCCGTCAAAGAGCTGATGGAAAATTCGCTCGATGCCGGCGCGACGCGGGTTGACGTCACCATCGAACATGGCGGAACCGAACTGATCCGTATCGCGGATAACGGCTGCGGGATCGCTCCGGAAGATATGGCGCTGACCATCGCTTCGCACGCGACCAGCAAAATCAGTTCGGCGGAAGAACTGTTCCATGTTCATACGCTTGGCTTTCGCGGGGAAGCGTTGGCCTCGATCTCTGAGGTCAGCCAGTTCCTCCTCCGCAGTCGCCCCCACGATGCCGATTGCGGCAGCGAAATGTTGGTCCATGGCGGAAATGTTCAGGAATCGCAGCCATGTGGCTGCCCGCCTGGGACGATCATTGAGATCCGTAATCTGTTCTTCAACACACCAGTTCGCAAGAAGTTTCTGAAAACAACGCAAACCGAATTCGGCCACATCAGCGAAGCGTTCACCCGTATTGCGCTCGCTCATCCTGAAGTTCACTTCACGCTCAAACATGGCGCGCGGCTCGTCCACGATTTACCACCAAGTGCCGATCTGCGAGAACGGGTGCGGGTTTTCTTTGGTGCCGAGATCGCCGATCAATTAATCGACGTCGAGAGTAGCAACGACCAAGTCACGCTTCGTGGTTTTGTGGGAAATCCTCGCTTCAGCCGCAGCAACAACCGGATGCAGTACCTGTTTCTCAACGGTCGCTATATTAAAGATCGTGCCTTACAGCACGCTTTGGGAGAAGCCTATCGCGGCCTGCTGCTGCATGGACGTTATCCGATTGCCTTCTTGCGGATGCAAATGCCTCCGGAGATGGTCGACGTGAACGTTCATCCGACGAAGCTAGAAGTTCGCTTTCAAGACAGCGGACGAATCTATAGCCAACTACTAGGAACCTTGCGGCAAAAATTCCTTGCCTCCGATCTAACATCGACCTATCGTCCGGCGGAAGATGGCGACGCCCCTGCCAGCAGTGGTGATCCTCAATCGGCGGATGCTTTGCGTCAGGAACTAGTGGCTTGGGCGAAAGGAGCCGTGCCTGGCAGTTCGTCCGAAGCAGAGTCGCGGCAATCTCGCCAAACCGATTTTGACCTCGACTTTCGTTCCGATCAGCGGGCCCCATTGCAGTTGACTCCCATCAACCGTTCAGCCGTTGGAGCAGGCAGCTTGCCGTTGCCTCCGATCCCCAGCGGTTTGCCTCGGGGGACTTCGCAAGGTCAGCCGCTACCAGCGGACCAACAGCCTCCCTCCTGGGATGAAACCGACTCCGCCGAGGCGATCCCCTCAAATGGCTCAGCAACCGGTTCGCTCCACCGGGCCATTCAATTGCACAATCGTTACCTCATCACCGAAACCGACGAAGGGATGGCCGTCATCGACCAGCATGCCCTGCACGAGCGGATTCTTTACGAGGAACTGCGCGAAAAGGCTTTGGCGAGACGCCTGGAAGTGCAGCGGCTTTTGGTCCCAGAAACCTTAAATCTCTCGGCTCAAGAGTTTGCCGCCGTCGAGGCCGCGACCGAAACACTGGCACAAATCGGCATCGAAGTCGAGGCTTTCGGAGGAGATACGATCCTCATCCGCAGCTATCCAGCGATCTTGGGACGCCGCAAACCGGTGGAAATCGTCCGAGAAATCGTCGATCAGCTTTTGACCGAAGGAAAGAATTTAGAGAAAAGAGACCTGCTGGACGAACTACTGCACATGATGTCGTGCAAGGCCGCGATTAAGGCCGGAGACCGCCTTTCTCGCGAGGAAATCGATGCCTTGCTCGATTTGCGGCACCTTTGCCAAGATGCTCACCACTGTCCCCATGGCAGGCCCACCTCGCTTCTGTTTACCAAAGAGGAACTCGACCGGCGATTCCAACGGACGTAA
- a CDS encoding sigma-54-dependent transcriptional regulator, which produces MTQEAQTQPQSESQDIQPDQFRVLVVDNDKAHALTMAESLERIGFVCTVATSGPEGAEQIRSQPFEIVVTDLVMNDIDGMEILRLAKEHRPNCEVIVVTGHATVSTAVAAMQHAALNFLEKPLTPDKLRAAALKAAETIQLKRQNSELMRRLDEKFGFEGLIYSSSKMGQVVQRLQRIAPTDASVLILGETGTGKEVVAQAIHQNSPRKKKPFVPLNCAELSEHLLESELFGHAKGAYTDAASERIGRLEYANGGTLFLDEIGDMPMSIQVKLLRVLESSEITRVGENKPIKINVRLISATNCNLEEAISAGTFRSDLYHRLRIVTVQLPSLRERPDDILPLFDHFLKQFAKKHDKKIRGIDRTVYQRCLEYDWPGNVRQLRNFAESMVVLDLDGTIGLDDLPPELIQDGDDLTPPDEPKPTVSANGELTSMVGQPLSEVEKWLIVETLKSTGQNREEAAKLLGIGERTLYRKIKEYGLRGD; this is translated from the coding sequence ATGACGCAAGAAGCCCAAACCCAGCCTCAATCCGAATCCCAAGACATCCAGCCGGATCAGTTCCGTGTGCTGGTGGTCGACAACGACAAAGCCCATGCCCTGACCATGGCGGAAAGCCTAGAGCGGATTGGTTTTGTCTGCACCGTTGCCACCAGCGGCCCGGAAGGGGCCGAGCAGATCCGCTCGCAGCCGTTTGAGATCGTCGTCACCGACCTGGTAATGAATGACATCGACGGGATGGAGATCTTGCGTCTGGCGAAAGAGCATCGCCCTAACTGCGAAGTGATTGTCGTCACTGGCCACGCCACCGTCTCGACCGCCGTGGCTGCCATGCAGCACGCGGCCCTCAACTTCCTTGAAAAGCCGCTCACCCCGGATAAACTCCGGGCTGCCGCGTTGAAGGCCGCCGAGACGATTCAGCTGAAACGGCAAAACTCGGAGTTGATGCGCCGTTTGGACGAAAAATTCGGCTTTGAAGGGCTGATCTATTCCAGCAGTAAGATGGGTCAGGTCGTCCAGCGTTTGCAGCGTATTGCCCCGACCGACGCCAGCGTGCTGATCCTGGGTGAGACCGGCACCGGGAAAGAAGTCGTCGCTCAAGCCATTCACCAAAACAGCCCTCGCAAAAAGAAACCATTCGTCCCGCTGAACTGCGCCGAGCTGAGCGAACATTTGCTCGAAAGCGAACTGTTCGGCCATGCCAAAGGGGCTTATACCGACGCCGCCAGCGAACGCATTGGCCGGCTGGAATATGCCAACGGCGGCACGCTCTTCCTTGATGAAATCGGCGACATGCCGATGTCGATTCAGGTAAAACTGCTACGGGTACTCGAATCGAGTGAAATTACCCGCGTAGGGGAAAACAAGCCGATCAAAATCAACGTGCGGCTGATTTCCGCCACCAATTGCAATCTGGAAGAGGCCATTTCGGCAGGCACCTTCCGTTCCGATCTTTACCATCGGCTGAGGATCGTGACCGTGCAGCTTCCGTCGCTAAGGGAACGCCCTGACGACATCCTGCCGCTGTTCGATCACTTCCTGAAGCAATTCGCCAAAAAGCACGACAAGAAGATTCGCGGCATCGATCGAACCGTCTACCAACGCTGCCTAGAGTACGATTGGCCAGGCAACGTGCGGCAATTGCGGAACTTTGCCGAGAGTATGGTCGTGCTCGACTTAGACGGAACGATCGGGCTCGACGATCTTCCGCCAGAGCTAATCCAAGACGGCGACGACCTCACCCCGCCAGACGAACCGAAGCCAACCGTTTCGGCCAACGGCGAACTGACCAGTATGGTCGGACAACCACTCAGCGAAGTCGAGAAGTGGTTGATTGTCGAGACACTCAAATCGACCGGACAAAATCGAGAAGAAGCGGCCAAGCTACTAGGGATCGGCGAACGAACCCTCTATCGCAAGATCAAAGAATACGGGCTTCGCGGCGACTAA